A single window of Gambusia affinis linkage group LG18, SWU_Gaff_1.0, whole genome shotgun sequence DNA harbors:
- the LOC122820293 gene encoding transcriptional-regulating factor 1-like isoform X4 — protein MEGRPSAQSFSNLQHHRHRPTSFPLALSGFQSPDDGFPSSHSAQDSHDQYGGREEQSAASFLTSNTSSGVRRASSDSDRVFLTTSGSSLDGDAGLGGHFGGENRLGGHFDDSWYGKKGIWDDGESGESAADDFHSNTNDVFCMMNCAPEEGDRWRIRSNYNSYGQGEAISSREVGASHFGKQTASYNRTESQLSDRYPGGEEDYGSSCGSGEDQLQPAEADGSWLTVSPTGEAEVGSPAERRWRGAADAHSLSSGSPVGIITQKLDSFSDAFLPQRRRRFQMLPERDSGQIWENGLESVKLRHSCAFDQDTYLHPSSSSLSSSFPSPPSSSHLMSSVLSPPPTPLPPPSQSPSKADSPSAPGGAGHVIAPGAESLGGLQFFPPRIQSAGMIWKFPLLSHCFPQPAADQSDSKCGLRSSQGDQAGNAAATCDVLQSPEPSSLSSSTHRSSLHATSPSSNAPFSLPFHPSSGKHHETTENASPYKVTQKIKTEPVSLDQQHHIQEQAKPVYTGRPFPSILRSKRAQNRRRYTPRPLLNPSRRATGLFSTLSSVHRRGEETAWAEEGEEICGLPYVNVGPDFQADLPPCVGDGECSASWISEEDSPPEQLVWKPWDELQESASIQCHVEKLLSMCSSSCLPGGGSNTELALHCLYYCKGNTMAALEMLLFSQPSPVADYHYSGCDFWTETEKNLFHGALGTNGKDFPLIEKTVRTKTVSQCVEFYYLSKKLMDKQKKQKEEEIREAQEELQKCMTPISQPLERPFALEEAVPVPTLASFFPCKLCGKMFYKIKSRNAHMKIHRQPQEDWTDRRLQHQLLTQRLALSRSASLIPSPGSSLLPPQASPAMPFSTQGLAANGNSNPDSVHNVMTNSGAVNPNQLLDPCSGVTFSNITPTNSHLIAMNSIDACDSSRKDPSATFHQPWSSFGLLLPDMSSFYCLPDGKEEMGAGLGEGKEALSWQ, from the exons ATGGAGGGTCGCCCGTCCGCACAGTCCTTCTCCAACCTCCAGCATCATCGTCACCGTCCGACCTCTTTCCCCCTGGCCTTATCCGGCTTTCAGAGCCCTGATGACGGGTTCCCGTCCTCACATTCCGCCCAGGACTCCCACGACCAGTATGGAGGCAGAGAGGAGCAGTCCGCCGCCTCCTTCCTGACATCAAACACCTCATCTGGGGTGAGGAGGGCGAGCAGCGACAGTGACAGAGTCTTCCTCACCACCAGTGGGAGTAGCTTGGATGGAGATGCTGGTTTGGGAGGACATTTTGGTGGCGAGAACAGACTTGGCGGTCACTTTGACGACTCGTGGTACGGCAAAAAGGGGATCTGGGACGATGGGGAGAGTGGTGAAAGCGCTGCCGATGACTTCCACAGCAACACGAATGATGTGTTTTGCATGATGAACTGCGCTCCTGAAGAGGGAGACAGGTGGAGGATCAGGTCAAACTATAACAGTTATGGACAAGGTGAAGCCATTAGCAGCAGGGAGGTCGGCGCGAGCCACTTCGGTAAGCAAACTGCGTCCTACAACAGGACGGAGTCACAGCTGAGCGACCGATACccaggaggagaggaagattACGGGTCCAGCTGCGGTTCGGGAGAGGATCAGCTTCAGCCGGCGGAAGCTGATGGGTCTTGGCTCACCGTGTCGCCAACAGGGGAGGCAGAGGTCGGCAGTCCGGCAGAGCGGAGGTGGAGAGGAGCGGCAGATGCCCACAGCTTGAGCTCGGGATCACCTGTAGGCATCATCACTCAGAAATTGGACTCTTTCTCTGACGCGTTCCTCCCCCAAAGAAGGAGACGATTCCAAATGCTTCCTGAAAGGGATTCTGGGCAAATTTGGGAGAATGGACTGGAATCAGTCAAGTTGAGGCATAGCTGCGCTTTCGACCAAGACACCTATCTTcacccctcctcttcctctttgtcGTCTTCTTTCCCCTCCCCACCGTCGTCGTCTCACCTCATGTCTTCAGTTTTGAGTCCTCCACCCACTCCGCTGCCTCCTCCCTCCCAGTCGCCCTCCAAAGCAGACTCTCCGAGCGCACCGGGAGGGGCAGGACATGTGATCGCCCCGGGCGCAGAATCCCTGGGCGGACTTCAGTTTTTCCCTCCTCGCATTCAGTCTGCCGGGATGATCTGGAAGTTCCCCCTGCTGTCGCATTGCTTCCCGCAGCCGGCAGCCGACCAAAGCGACTCCAAGTGCGGCCTGAGGTCTTCTCAAGGTGACCAGGCTGGGAACGCTGCAG CCACTTGTGACGTTCTCCAGTCTCCCGAACCGTCATCCCTCTCTTCTTCAACCCATCGCTCATCCCTCCATGCCACCAGTCCGTCCTCAAATGCTCCTTTCTCTCTTCCCTTTCACCCATCCTCCGGGAAGCATCACGAAACCACAGAAAATGCATCTCCTTACAAAGTGACCCAGAAAATAAAGACTGAACCAGTCAGTCTGGACCAACAGCATCATATCCAG GAACAAGCTAAACCCGTCTACACTGGGAGGCCGTTTCCAAGTATCCTTCGCTCCAAAAGGGCTCAGAATCGGAGGCGCTACACTCCTCGGCCGCTTCTCAATCCTTCCCGCAGGGCCACAGGTCTCTTCTCGACCCTTTCATCTGTTCACCGCAGGGGGGAAGAAACAGCATGGGCCGAGGAGGGGGAGGAGATATGTGGGTTACC ATATGTCAACGTGGGTCCAGACTTCCAAGCCGATCTTCCTCCTTGCGTTGGGGACGGTGAGTGTTCGGCTTCCTGGATCTCGGAGGAAGACTCCCCTCCAGAGCAGCTGGTGTGGAAACCCTGGGATGAGCTGCAGGAGAGCGCTAGCATTCAGTGCCACG TGGAGAAGCTGCTGTCTATGTGCAGTTCCAGCTGCCTACCAGGAGGGGGCAGTAACACAGAGCTAGCGCTGCACTGTCTCTACTACTGCAAGGGGAACACGATG gCTGCTTTGGAGATGCTGCTGTTTTCACAGCCCTCACCAGTAGCAGACTACCACTACTCAG GCTGTGATTTctggacagaaacagagaagaatCTCTTCCATGGGGCTTTAGGGACAAATGGAAAAGACTTTCCACTCATTGAGAAGACG GTGAGGACAAAGACGGTGTCACAGTGCGTGGAGTTTTACTACCTGAGCAAAAAGCTGATggacaaacagaagaaacaaaaagaggaggagaTCAGAGAGGcacaggaggagctgcagaaatgc ATGACGCCCATCTCCCAGCCACTGGAGAGGCCGTTTGCTCTGGAAGAGGCGGTTCCTGTTCCTACACTGGCCAGCTTCTTCCCCTGCAAGCTGTGTGGCAA AATGTTCTATAAAATCAAATCCAGGAATGCTCACATGAAGATCCACCGGCAGCCTCAGGAGGACTGGACCGACAGGCGGCTGCAGCACCAGCTCCTCACGCAGCGTCTCGCCCTCAGCCGCTCCGCCAGCCTCATCCCCAGCCCAGGAAGTAGCCTGCTCCCACCCCAGGCCTCTCCAGCCATGCCGTTTTCCACCCAGGGCCTCGCCGCAAACGGCAACAGCAACCCTGACAGCGTCCACAACGTCATGACCAACAGCGGCGCCGTCAATCCTAACCAGCTCCTGGATCCGTGCTCAGGTGTGACTTTTAGCAACATCACTCCTACAAACTCCCATCTGATCGCCATGAACAGTATCGATGCGTGTGATTCAAGTCGAAAAGACCCGAGCGCAACTTTCCACCAGCCGTGGAGCTCTTTTGGACTCCTTCTTCCAGACATGTCTTCTTTTTATTGCCTCCCAGACGGGAAGGAGGAGATGGGAGCCGGACTGGGGGAGGGGAAAGAAGCCCTCAGCTGGCAGTAG